Within Vicia villosa cultivar HV-30 ecotype Madison, WI unplaced genomic scaffold, Vvil1.0 ctg.000279F_1_1_3, whole genome shotgun sequence, the genomic segment attataagtcattttaaaaTTTCAATGCAACATTAGTCATGTTTTTCCTAATATATTTGTATCATTTATTACTATTTCTTCTtccaaatattaattttttttcatgtgtAATAAATAAAGGATAATGTTTATACACATAATTTGTCTTTCCCCAACAAAATTAATTACTTCTTTTAATTTGTGTGAAAGGTGTAAAACATCTTGTAATTTGGGACAGAGAGGTAGTAACATACAATATATATATCCTCCATCAGAGGTAGTAACATATATACCctctattaatttttttcttcggTTGAACACTTAAATAACGTGTCGTATACGTGTCAATGTTAGATATGTGTCCGGTGTGGGAACACGCCTTCTAATTATCATGTCGGAGCTTCATAGAATTGCAATAATAAAAAAGTCCAGGGCCGGTAAATTTTAgttttgtaaaataattttaggAGGATATTAAAATTGACTCCTTTACAGTTATAATGAAGTTTCATAGTCATGAGCTGATGGTTAAATGGAAAATTCTTCTTTCATAGggctaatcctaaaaaaaaaagaatccgACCAAACAATTATTTTAGACCAATTTCTCTGATAAATTGCATTTAAAAGGTTATTGGGAAGATTTTTCATACAGGCTCAAAAAGATGATATGTCCGTTATCTCGGACACACAATAAGTTTTTATCTTGGGAAGATAAAATTTTGATGGTATTCTAATAGTAGAAGAAATTGTAGATGAAGCCAAACACAAGAAAAAAGAAAGTGTTTATGTTCAAGATAGATTTCTAAAAGGCCTATGACAAGTAGACTGGAATTTCTTAGATTGTGTAATGTTTAAGATGAGGTTTCATAAAAAATGGAAGAAATGGACTTTAGAATTTTTGAAGACGTCATCGATTTTTATGTCGGTGAATGACAATCTTACTAATGAGTTCAATATGCAAAGAGGTCTAAGACAATTTATTTTCCTAATTGTGGTAGAAGGATTCAATATTCTCATAAAAAAATCCGTCGAGTTGTGTAAATTTTTCCAATACAAGTTTGAAAGAGGAGAAAAAAGTTTTTCGCATATACAATACACAGACGATACCCTAATAATAGGTGAAAAGGTGTGAGAACCTTAAAAAAAAGACTTGACAAATATTGATTGATAAAGTAAGATCTAGACTCTTCAAATGGAAGCGCCTAGTAAGATTTGAACCTGAGACTTTGAAGTGAGCATATTCTCAAGACTCAAGTCTTTGTCACTAGACTGCCCAACACACTTGATTCTATGTTCAAACAATTCTTTTGGAGAAGGAGAGGGGATGAGAGAAAAATCAATTGGATGAAATGAGATAAAATTTGCAGAGCTATTGATATGGGAGACTTTGGAATAAAAATTTGAGGGTTTTTAATGAAGCTCTATTGGATAAATGGGGTTAGAAAATCAGATTTGAGAAGAGTGGTTTGTGGTATAGAGTTTTAGCTTGTAGATATGTTGAAAATGACAATGTTTTGAGTAGAGGCAAGGGAAATAGTTTGCCGTCGTGATCAATATTGTAACTGGATCAAATAAATTGGCAGTTGATATTTCTCACTGTGCAAGAGAAGCCAAATCGCATTATGCAGGGATATTAAGCTGACAGGAGCAATTTTTGCTTTGATCGTTTGATTGCTACAATCGACAGATGATTGTTGCTGGCTGTTCAAGATTCCAGCCATTAACTAAATCTCCAAACATCTCCAATATAGTTGTCTCATGCAGGCTGTCAATGTGGTTTATTTGCAGGTTTAGTTGTTCTGTTATTATAGCAGCCCATGCCAATCTTTGACTTTAATGGGGTGTTTTTCATTGGATTAGCTATTTTTTCTAGGTCATGGTGTGATTAAGAGTGGTTGTACTGAGCAGGGGATCCATGTTTTTAAAAGTATTCAAATTTTGGACAAAGAATTGCAACACAACATATGAAACAAGCTGCAGGATTCAATAAGAGTAAAGAATTGACAGTACAAAAGACAGAAGAAATTCATTCTCAAACAAGTAGCAATAGCATGCTTTCAAAATGAACAAACTTTGATCATAACATTAGAAATTTAACTTAGGTTGACTTCAATAATGTATTACACAAGGTTGATTATATCACAAGCACTTCTTAGGAACTAACACTTTTTATGATGTGCTAATACTTTACATTAGTAATGTCTCaaatttcaatcactctttttttctctcaaaatagagcaatcttcaacaaatgcACCATTCTCATAAAAATATTGCTGCCATAATAAATACTCAAGAGGTGAGAAAGAATTCCTCTGCCAAGTGCTTTTGAATCTTTGCAAGCATGTAATGCAGTGCATATATCTGTCTTCTCCAGAAACTTCTCCGCATTTTCAAATACCAAGGGACCGTATTCTAGAACAATCCTCTTGCactgcaaacattttcaaagagTAGCCGAAAAAACTAAATCAGTGGATGGAAAAAAATAGTTCACTGAGAAAAATTTCGGGATCATGATGCTGAGATAATAAGTATTCTTTTATGTTTTTACGAGTCTCATTCTAGTGTTTGAAGAGAATTTTCATCGTAGAGTTTGTTTCTCTATGAGGTGTGTAATTAGTAAACAATTATAAGACATATGTTAACTGATTATCAAATTTTTGTTACCTTGCTCGCATACTTGTCCAATGAACTGCACACCTTCAATAGTGTCTCGATTATTTCTAGctgacattttaaaataaaaaaggttagCATTTCATTCTATTAAATATAATTTCAATCAAGAATAGTATGAACTAGGTGATTGAAATCGTGATCGTGATTTGGCTGCAACTCATGGACTTTGCTACATAAAAGATAGTCTAATTTGAACTATATAGTACCAAGATGAAATAACTCACCTCTGTGTCAGGATCCTTTATCTTATCCAATAGTTTTGAAACAGTATCTTCGCAAAACTCGCAGCTGTTTTCTTGAAATTGTAAGGAAATATTAGCAATGTTCTGGCAAAGGTTGACCTTATTGCAGAAATCTCCAGGCTGAACGGAGGTCATTTCTAAGAAGAAAAGTGGCAAATAATAGTCCACCAAACTGACACACTGAAATTCAGAAGAAACGCATGAATTCATATAGGTTCCAATAAGTTATGATTGATTCAATTGTGCATCTATTAAAGTTAGTAATCGCCAATGAAACACTAACACAGATACTAAGTACTAACACCGGACACAACCCTGATACATCAACaataatttgagaaaattgaAGCAATTGAGCATAGTCACATGTGTTAGATACCAGACACGCCTTCAGTGGAAGTGTCAATGCTACATATATTGGTTATCACAAGTTCATAACAACTGAAAAAGGGACCTAAACCAAAACAAAAGATCCAAAATGTGACCAACCTTCCTCTCAAAAGTGTGAAGCTGACGACAAGTATTGTGAAGAATATCAATGACCTCGCTCTGAGTCTTGTTTTCACTTATATAATCAAGTGCCTTGGTAGTATATTCCTCACAAAGCGCACACACATCCGGTATCTTCACTAACTCTGCAATATATAGATAAGTAAATAAAACAACTTACTCATGCCACATTTGAATTTCAAAGTGCATTTAACACAAAAATATTCTTGCAAGTATAAAAGATTTTCACATGATGGTCATTCAATCCAATTTTTCTTCAATGATCTGATGAAAACTTGAAAACCCTTCATATAGGCTCATATTTTATTGACAAATTGGCAACTATAGTACTAATAATAATGGAGCATTTAGAAGAGCTTATTTGGAATATCTCATGACATAAAACCTATACTAGCAGTAGTATACACTTAGGAAAAATACCTTACAATATGTCAATAAGCTATTCTCAACCTATTTTAAGCACTGCTTGTATAAACAACTTAATCAGACCCTTAATGTATAAGTGCTTGTGTACAAGCTATTTCTATAATAAAAGATAAAACAAAGTCAATTTTTTTCCATACAAGCTACTACTATtagttaagtttttttttttttgaaattttggtatCCGGTCTTGCCACCGACTAATCCAAAGAGACCAATTTGAACCGTCCACTTGTGGGGGGCGTTAAAGTCAGATATCCagccttgcgaccgactaataTAAAGAGACCAATCTCACCGTCCACTTGCAGGAGGCCCGTCAAAGCCACCACAACAAAGCTCTGTATACACTAGACTCAACACAGGAATTGTTTGCACCTAGCGGATTCAAACCTTAACCCATGCCTTCACCACTAGGCCAACCGGAGGGTTTTTTATAAGCTATCCTAAGGAGCTTATAGACATATCATAAGTTGTTTCCATTCGCACTCTCAAACAAACACACTCACAAGCGCTTATGTCACTAGCTATGCTAAAATAAGCCAATCTAAACAAACCCTTAACAATGTCTCAAAAAATAGCTTATGAATTCACACACAATTAATCCTAAAGTTGATAAAATTGCCCTTAACAATGCTACTGATAAAATTACCAGAAGATGCAGAATTTGCAGCAAGAATGCCCAATTGATAAGGGCTTCCAAGACCTCTTGCATCACAAGCCAATGCAACAACACCAAATATCACAACAAACAACAGTCCAATTCTCCCTCCCATGGTTCCTACAAGAAAAATTAGGGTTACAACAATGGTTGCATGTAATTCCTAATAAACAAACTATCACAGCATCAAAGGTTCAAGTTCAACCCTTACAAGAGATCTTAATTAAGAAAacactttattttttcaaagttgCATTGcatgaagaaaagaagaagaagaagaagatgaaagg encodes:
- the LOC131626272 gene encoding uncharacterized protein LOC131626272, with the protein product MGGRIGLLFVVIFGVVALACDARGLGSPYQLGILAANSASSELVKIPDVCALCEEYTTKALDYISENKTQSEVIDILHNTCRQLHTFERKCVSLVDYYLPLFFLEMTSVQPGDFCNKVNLCQNIANISLQFQENSCEFCEDTVSKLLDKIKDPDTELEIIETLLKVCSSLDKYASKCKRIVLEYGPLVFENAEKFLEKTDICTALHACKDSKALGRGILSHLLSIYYGSNIFMRMVHLLKIALF